Proteins encoded by one window of Marinoscillum sp. 108:
- a CDS encoding Gfo/Idh/MocA family protein — translation MNKGKIKLGLIGGGPNSFIGIVHRIAAYMGEQYQLVGGVFDIDHASGIAFAEKLELDTSRAYESLEVFIEKELALPADERIEVVSILTPNFLHHSMAMKLVDAGFNVICEKPITITAAEAVELEQLVERKKVVFCLTHTYTGYPMVRQMKAMIAAGAIGKIQKVDAQYYQGWINPFIHDKDKRAQVWRLDPKKSGQSCCFGDIGVHAFNLIEYTTGLEVEKVLADIDTLYPDNPLDVDGTALIRTKDGVKGVICASQIATGEENNISIMVYGDKGGLKWEQENPTYLTYMQEGKPAQIFKPGNPYNSEFAQESTKIAPGHPEGLFDAMGNIYKGTALAIRGEKVREGAFPGVKDGVRGMKFIEAVLESNKQGQAWIEIK, via the coding sequence ATGAACAAAGGAAAAATCAAACTCGGTTTAATTGGCGGAGGCCCCAATTCATTTATCGGAATCGTCCACAGAATTGCCGCTTATATGGGCGAGCAATACCAGCTCGTTGGAGGTGTTTTCGATATTGATCATGCAAGTGGGATTGCTTTTGCTGAAAAGCTGGAATTGGATACTTCAAGGGCCTACGAAAGTCTGGAGGTTTTTATAGAAAAAGAATTGGCTTTGCCTGCGGACGAACGCATTGAGGTAGTATCTATCCTTACCCCCAACTTTCTGCATCACTCCATGGCGATGAAGTTGGTAGATGCAGGATTTAATGTGATTTGCGAAAAGCCCATCACCATCACAGCCGCAGAGGCTGTGGAGTTGGAGCAGTTGGTGGAGAGAAAGAAGGTAGTTTTCTGCCTCACACACACTTATACCGGATATCCTATGGTGCGGCAGATGAAGGCTATGATTGCCGCCGGGGCCATTGGCAAAATTCAGAAAGTAGATGCGCAATACTATCAGGGCTGGATCAACCCGTTCATTCATGACAAGGATAAGCGGGCTCAGGTTTGGCGACTGGATCCTAAGAAATCAGGTCAGAGTTGCTGCTTCGGAGACATTGGTGTTCATGCCTTTAATCTGATAGAGTACACCACCGGTTTGGAGGTAGAAAAGGTGCTTGCCGATATTGATACCTTATATCCAGACAACCCATTGGACGTAGATGGAACCGCCCTCATCCGCACAAAGGATGGAGTCAAAGGGGTAATTTGTGCAAGTCAGATTGCCACAGGAGAAGAAAATAACATCTCCATCATGGTGTATGGGGATAAGGGAGGTTTGAAGTGGGAGCAGGAAAACCCTACCTACCTGACCTATATGCAGGAGGGAAAACCAGCTCAGATTTTCAAACCCGGGAATCCCTACAACTCTGAATTTGCACAGGAAAGCACCAAGATAGCTCCAGGTCACCCTGAGGGGCTTTTTGATGCCATGGGTAATATTTACAAAGGCACGGCACTCGCCATCAGAGGAGAAAAAGTCCGGGAAGGCGCTTTTCCTGGTGTGAAGGATGGTGTGAGAGGAATGAAGTTTATCGAGGCGGTGCTGGAGTCCAACAAGCAGGGGCAGGCATGGATAGAGATCAAATAA